The nucleotide window CATCCTCACTCAGGCAGGTCACCGTTCCATCGCAATTTTGAGCGTCATCCGTCAATACCAACACCACCCGTTCTGATTCCATCGAAAAAGCCATAACACCATCCCATTCATTCTTTCATAAGGTTATTATTCCAACCCATCCATGGGTGTCGGTCCATCTGCACCAGAGGCACACGCAGCGTCAGTCTCTTCGACGTGTTGATTGTCACACTTTGTTGTTTTTTTGTATCACCACTGATTTTAACTTCTATCAATATCAGCAATCGCCACAAACAACAACAAACCTGCAAAAGAAGTAAACCGGGTGTTGTTTCTTCTCCTGCAGGCTGACAAAATGCAACAATTTAAAGAAAAAAGCGATGATCCGAGCTCAGCGCTCGGCTCATCGTCAAAACGGTTTTATCGGCGACCGCCAAAACCACGACGGGGTCTGGTGTCGTCATAGAACCCGCCTCGGCGCGGTCCCGGCGGCATGATACTCGCCATGATCGACTGGCATTTTTCACGCTGTTCGGCGGTAAGCACCTGCGCCATTTCATCCCGCAACTCTGCCCGCTTGACCAGCAGATCGACTTTCTGCTTCATCACGGCATCAAGCCCCTGACGCAACCCTTCGCCACTAAAGGCCCCGGTCTGGGCTGCAGGCATCATCAATGCCCGTTGCTCAGACCTCAGATCGTATTGCTGCTGAAAAGTGTTACGCAGCTCTTGCTCAAGACTGGAAATTTTTTCAATCTGGGCTGCGTTGAGTTCAAGGGCGACGGTCATCATCGGCAACAGATTCGGGGGGAACATCTGCCCCTGATTACAAGCCATCCTACCCATGCCCATACCTGGGCCCATTCCCATTCCCATGCCGTTCCCCATACCTGTTCCCACACACAGTCCTCTCCCTTTTCCCGCAAATCCCTGTGGTCCGTTCCACGGCCCGGGTTGCGCCCACGCTGCCTGACTGGCGACCAGCATCACTGCTGCACATAACATGACGGTCAATTTTGTTTTCATCATTCACTCCTTAGGTTGGACAGACATCCGGTCTGTCGTGGTTGATGTGAAAACTCTAGCAGCTTCAAGGTAAACCAGAGGTTAAGAGCTGTGTATATCGTGTAAAGTTTTGTTAACACATTGTCTTCGTGACAGGATCTGCTCACGAACACGGCAAACGTGTTTCCATCTCAACACCCGATGAGGCAACGCCACGTTGATAGCGCCCACGGACGTAAAATCAGTCAGTTTTGTCGTCTTTAACGAAAAACAGGCCCTGTCATCTTCAGAGAACAGGGCCTGTTGCAATCGCTTTCGGAACACCAGACAGTACACGAGCAGGCGGTCAGGGAAGGAGGGTTTTCTCTTGAACCTGGGCCTGGGGCCGCCCCCACAGATAGCCCTGGGAATAATCGATCCCCAAATCCACCACCCGCTGCTGCAACTCTTCACTGGCAACATATTCGGCAATGGTGGCAATCCCCAGCTCGCGGGCAAAGTGGACTATGGCTTCGATAATAGTCTGTGCACGATCCGAGTCGTTGAGCTGGCCGATCAGTCCGCCATCGATCTTAAGGAAGTCAACATCGAGTTGGGAGATATGGTCAAAATTGGAATAGCCGGTGCCGAAATCATCGACAGCGACTTTGATGCCGTAAATATGCACCTGATCGATAAACGACTTGATCACCTGATAATTCTCAACCCCTTGAGATTCGATGATCTCAAAAATCAACCGTTCGCGTGCGGTCTTTTTGCGAATATGTTCAATGATGGTCTGGCGGCTTTCGTGATCGACAATATCATCAATCGACAAATTGACCGTACAACCGACATCGTGTTCTTCAATACAGTTCAGAGCCTGGTCGATCATAAACGTGGTCAGATAGCTGGACACCCGTGATTTGCGTGCAGCTTCCATGAAAAAATCCGGCCCGACAATGGTACCGTCACGCTCCACCAGACGAATCAGTGATTCATAGTGACTGATCTTCTGACTATTGTTGTCATAGATCGGTTGGAAATAGGCACAAAACCGGTTGTTTTCCACCCCTTCCTTGATCTTCGAAGTCCACAACAGGTTGGCGTGACTCGACTGACTGCTGTGCAGGTCCGGCGAATAGTGCACATAAGGACGGAAAATCCGCTTGGCTTCTTTGAGAGCCAGGTCGGCCCGCTCCAGCAATTTATGCGGTCCTTGAGCCACTCCAGCCGTCAACGACAGACGAAATTCACTGTCGCCGATGACAAAGCGCTGTTCATTGATGCGCTCCATCAGGTATTCCACCGAGACGCAACGCGGCGAGGTGTCACACATCAGGGCGTACTCATCGCCGGAGATCCGATAGATACGGGTTTGTGACGGCACCAACTTACTCAGGTAATCCCCAACCCGCACCAGCAGTTTATCGCCGATCTGGCCGCCATAAAAATTGTTAATATCCTTGAATCCATCGATATTGACGAGAGTCAATTGGGGAAAGCGGCAACGCAACAGATCACGCTTTAGACACAAACGGTTACCAAGCCCGGTTAATTCATCGGTAAACAACCGACGACTCAGCGGCCAGACAAAGACCAGCGCCACCGGCACACACACCAGCAACAACACCACCCCTTCAATAAGGGCACGATTTAACGATTCCGCCAGCGCCCGATCAACCACAAAGGCATCAACACTCGCAACAGCAAGATAGGTAAAGCCCTGCGAGGTCTGGCAGGGTAGCACAAGGGTGCGGCTATGAGTTGCCGCCTGATCAGCAGCAACATAATGAGGCTGTCCGTCTTCAAATGCAGCGAGAACCGGCTTGGCTAATTGAGGGTAAACTTTGAAATAGTTGGAAAACTCTCCCGACGTCACTTCATGGTCGGTCAAGCTTGATGACGTCAGGTAGACCGTACCGTCGCGACGAACAAGCGTGGCAAGGCTGCACAGACCCAGATCACGACTCAGATGGGTTAAACGATGGGAAAAGAGAGCACTCTGTTCAGTTAGCCCGGGGTCATTGGCGTGCAGATAGCGATCGTGCAACGCATCGCCAACGGAGTAGCGCAGGGCCGTGGCACCATCCAGCAAGCGCTGGTCCACGTGAGCAAGAATCTGACGGGTATTCTCGGTGTAATGGTAATAGCTCAACACCATCAGCGCCAAACTCAACACCACCAGCCCCATACCGAATATTTTCAGTTTAATCATCGTCGCTTACCCTGCCTCGGCGGCATCACTCGTTTTTAAACGTCTCACCTTGGGCACAATCAGCAACCTCAACCCGATTACGTCCATTCTTTTTTGCACGGTACAAGGCCATGTCAGCCCGTGCCACCATCTCACCCTCATCTTCCACCGCAGGATCAAATGTGCTCACACCGATACTGATGGTCACTTGAACATTCACCGGCTGGCCCTGATGCACCTCCTCGAGAAGACTGCGTTCACTCACCCACTGACACAAGCGGCTTCCCAGAGTTTGTGCACCACTCGAATTGGTATAGGGCAGCAACACCATGATCTCCTCACCGCCATAGCGAAAGACCATATCAAAATCGCGCACGCTACCTTTGATCATCTGCGCCAGGGCCAGCAAGACCCGGTCGCCAACCAGATGGCCATAGGTATCGTTAACCTTTTTAAAGAAATCGACGTCGATCAAAAGCACCGACAGATCAAGAGCATAACGGCGGGTTTTATCGGCCTCGCTGCGCAGACACCGATCCATATGGCGGCGATTGTAAATTCCCAGCAGCGGGTCAAGAATGTTTTCGTATTCCAAATGACACAGCCGGGTGACATCATCGGCGGTGCGCGCGGAAAGCAGACAGACAGTCAGGACAAAAATAGCCCCGAAAAAGAAGATCACCGGCACGACAAGATCATGCCATTGCTGTGCCTCGTTCCAAAACAGCAGGGCATAAAGGGCATACCCCGAAAAAAACAGGCACACCAAAACAGAAAGGAACATCCACGCAATACGACATGAGCTATAGGGAAGACGTCTGCGCAACTGATTAACAGGAAACAACGCCAACAGCAGCACCAATGCGCCACCAATCACCAGAAAATTTGCCAACTCCGCCATAAAAACGTGCATCCCGTCACAAAAAACCAATTCTGCCTAATCACCACGTGATATGGCGAGAGCTTTATTGGATTCGCGGTTTTTTAATAAAAAGCAGTGTTTAAAGGTCACAACAGATTGCAGTAATAACATCTGATTTCAGCATGTTAGACAGGAAGCCGTCTCAGCCTGTCTAACAGATAAATTAATCATGCAAGCCATCTGCCAATTAAAAAACGACTGCGATTAAATTAAACTCACTATCCCACCATCCGATCCTGACCTCCCCTAAATCCCTTCCTAACATTGCGGCGGTATTACGGAAGCGTCTAAACCATTCTTATGCAAAAAAACGCAAACATTAAAACACGGCAAAGGATCTCAACATGGCCATACTATCGGGCTTCAAACTGCTTTTCCGCTCTTTGTCCAGACTGGCTATCGGCTGGCGACTGACTGCCGGCTTTGCGGCCGTCTTACTGCTGGTTGTCATCATGAGCAGTGCCACGATCTACTCCATCAGCGATATTGAGCAAGCCAACGCACACGTTAACAACGCCCTGGATTCAGCAACCAGCATCCAACAACAGACCGGCCAGATCAACCACTGGCTCAACCAACTGGAACGGTGTGAATCTGATGTCAAAAACAGCCTGTTGAGTATGGAAGAATCCTTCCTGCGCAACAAAGATGAAGTACACTTGTTCGGCGACCAACAAGACCCCCTTAAACTCTGGTTATCCAGCCGGGAACGTGTCGAGCTGACCAAACAATTCCCCCAGACAACGGACCTCATCAACACCCTGGAACAACTTCAGACGCAGATCGAAACCAACGCACAAAAGATCAGCGAAACCTGGCAGCCCCGCCATGAAGGTCTCACGCAGGAGCTGAACAAACTGAAACGCACCCAGATTTACTGGGCGCTTAAAATCACCAACATGATTTTCGTACAAAGTTCCATCGGCGAACTGCTTTTTGAAGAACTCGAAGACACGCCACTCGAAGAGTTTCGTAACGGCACAATCTACCAACGCTATGCCGAACAATTCCCTCCGCTCAAACAGGCCGTGCAAAATGCCAGCGATGAAAATGAGCAATTACGTCAATCCAGTTTTGCTTTGGACTCGTTGATCATGGATGGCAAATGGGAAAAAGTGCGCACCATGTACCGCGATGAATTCCCATCGCGGATTAAATCCATGGCTGTCGACCTTGACTTTGCCCTGCAGATGGAAAACCGGATCCTTTATCAGCAGGACGATGCCATCGCCCTGCTCAACAACAAACTGAAACCAAGCACCGCCCACCTGTCGCAAACCGTCAACCAACTGCGTCAGATTCTTCAAAAAGCCATGAACCAGGTCAGTCAGATGGACAGCGCCAGCAGTCAGAATGTTCTGAACGCACGCCATCAGGTAACCACCCAGATCAGCAACACCAAGCAGCGCATCATTCTGACCTCGCTGGTCATCCTCTTTATCGGCACTCTGGCGGCATGGTGGATCACCCGCTCCATTGTTTCACCGCTGCGCGATACCATGTCGATGATCAAAGAACTCGAAGCGGGACGGTTGAGCAAACGACTCGACTTTTCCCGTCAGGATGAAATCGGTGAAATGGCTGCCAGCCTTAATGCCTTTGCCGATCACCTTGAACAAGAGATCATGACCGCCTTCAATCAGCTCGCCGACGGCAACTTTACATTTGAAACCAAAGGGCTGATCCAGGATCCTCTCAACAACGTCAATCGCGCCCTGAACGAATTGCTCCTCGAAATTCGCAGCATGGGTGAGCATATCCAGACCGGCTCAAGGCAGATTGCCGATTCAAGCCAGCAGCTTTCGCTGGGAGCCACCTCTCAGGCCAGCTCGGTGGAAGAGATCACGCGCTCCATGTCGAGCATCAGCCAACAGACCCGCCGCAATGCCGACAATGCCCAACAGGCACGCGGTTTGTCAGAACGCACCCGCAACTCGGCGGAGCAAGGCAATGAACACATAGAGCAGATGCTTATTGCCATTGAAGAGATCAACCAATCCGGTGTCAACGTCTCCAAGATCATTAAAGTGATCGATGAGATCGCCTTTCAGACCAACTTGCTGGCCCTCAACGCCGCCGTTGAAGCGGCGCGTGCCGGTCAGCACGGCAAAGGCTTTGCCGTTGTCGCCGAGGAGGTGCGCAATCTGGCGGCACGCAGTGCCAAGGCGGCCTCCGAAACCACGTTACTCATCCAGGGCTCCACACAAAAAGCCGAGCGCGGCGTCACGATCGCCCATCAGACCGCCGATGCCCTATCAGAGATCGTCACCGAAACCGCCGAGGTTTCCGAACTGATCCGAAAAATTGCCGCCGCCTCGACAGAACAGGCCCAAGACATTGAGCACATCACCGCCGGACTGGCCAAAATCGATACTGTTGCCCAGCAAAACACCAGCCTGGCCGAACAGAGCGCCAGTGCCTCGGCGCAACTGTCCGAACAGGCTGAGCGGATGCACCAGAGGCTAGAACAGTTCTCCCTCTATGCTGCTCCCGCAGAACTTCCGGGACCGAAAACGCAGAGGAGTTCCCACATGCCGGCAATCAGGACAACAAAACCAAAGTCGCTGGAGGGGTTGAAAAAAAGATCGTGCTAGGGGGAGCTCAATCAAAAGAATAAGCAATTGAGGTAAAGAGGGATTTTGAACCGAACACAATGAGTAGAGGAGAAACAACAGCGATAGCGCGTCTGTGTCAGACTCACGTTTAACGTCTCACTGAATGACCAGAGGCCCACTTAAAACATGGCGGGAGAATGTCCCGCCATGCACTCCGGTTTCAGCCATAAACAGCAGAAAAAACAAAAAACCGATTAAAAGTTGAAGAACAACGACGCACTCAGACTGGTACGGTCGTAAAAGCGTCCTTCGACACGAATACCGCCATCCAACGGCAGCAGAGCCACCTCAACACCGGCAAAGACCTGCGCCACATGATCTTCTTCCATATCAACGCTGGAGTCTTTTTCGTTAAAGCTCACCGCCGCATCCATCCCTTCGATAAAATAACTGCCCGAGAGACGTTCTTCGGATTTGGTATCATCGAGAAAACTGGCCATGGCTCCGGCATAGCCGGTAATACGAGCGCTGGAGCACGGCTGCCACTCATAACCGAGCTGCACACCAAAACCATACTCAAGGTATGCTTCATCGCGCTGCCACGTCTCATCAAGGTAGCTCGCCCCATTGGTCACGACATAATGCTCCTTATACTCAATCCCGGTTGTCCACGTCATTCGACCAAACGCACTGGTATAGAAACCGCCTTGCTCAAAAAGCACCATGTGCGCGCCGAGGCCAAACATGGGGGCAATATCTTCGGAACCATCCGAATCCGTGCCACCGACCTCAAGACTCACCCCCCAGAACGGTTGCGGATTAAAGGTCACGCGCGCCACCAGGCGGTTTTCCTCCTGCGGGAACGCAAAGCTGCCGCTGCCAAAGCTATATCCCTGTTGGATATCCCGCTCATACTCTTCGTAATACACCTCGGCGCGCATCTGTTTATCACTCGGGGCCAGGATACCGACATCCATGGCGTGCCCCACTGAGGTGACAAACAGCAGGCCGACAGCAGCAGTACAGAGGATCGATTTCAATTTCATAATGGCAGTCCTTTCTTTCCAGTTAATTTAAAAAAGTACATTTATTTCAAGATATTACATAAACAATCTATTTAGCAACCATTGTTTCACCGACACACGCTCCGTCAAAACTGCCAGCCAATGCCAATTGTGATCGTTAATATTTCAGGGTCGTAGTCATCGACAAAAGAGCTCCCGGCGATTATCGCCGATGTCGACTCCTGCTGGTACCAGATTTTCTGAACCTCGGCAAAACCATACAGATGCGACGTGACATTCTGGAAAAGTTTCTGTTTGATTCCGGCCCCTAAGCTGTAGCCGTTAAAATCGACGTGACCGGAATATCGGTCTTGATAGTAAGGACGATCCAGGGTCCACTCGCCGGTCGTGCGAGCATAGCCAAAGCTCAGATATGCAAAAGTTGCTTCACTGAAAACAATGCCCGGCTGCAACTCAATCCCCCAGCTGTTGTCCAATTCAAACGAAAGCGTACTGACCTCTTCGGTATCCCGAAAGCGCTGGGTTGTGCTGCCGGACTCTTGGTCACCGAGGGTGTAATACAGCTTTGCCCCAAGGACATAGCGGTCGAAACGTTGATCGTAGCCGATCGCCACTTTGCCATTGACGCTATCATCATCGATATCAGCCTGAAACCAGTTGGGAAAATCAACATCCGTTTTTGTTTTTGAGCCACTGATACCGGCCTCGACAAAGGGGCCTTGAAAGTCGCTGGCAACTGCGGTCAGCGGCGTTATCGCAAAGAATATCATCAGCACAAACTTGAAAAATCCACGATGCGTCATCGTCATCTCCTGTCGACTACACTGCAATTATCAATCCCCTAGGGCAGTTCACTTCCGTCAAACCAGCTCTGCCAGATCCCTTCAAACGTGCCATCCTGTTTCATGGCATCGAGATTCTGTTGCCATTGCTCAACGGTGGAGGTCGGCGTGGTCAGGCTGAACGCAACATAGCCTTCATCGTAGGTTTCCTCAAATTGCTTGACGATATCTTCAGTCGGGGTTGAGGTCGTATCACACAGCCAATTGATCCCCTCATCGTACATAAACAAGGCATCGACTTCGCCGCTGAGCAACTGATTGAACGCGTCCAGAGGGGAAAAAGAGGTGGCGACGATGTTGTCAAAGCCATTGGCGAGCAGATAATCATGGGTGTACCAGTTACTGGGGGTGGCGACGGAACCCAACGCTTTTGCTTCTTCCAGAGTTGTGATGGTGATACCCGAATCACGCAGCGTGTAAAAACTGCCGCGCAACGTGGCGATGGGACCGACCCACTGAAACAGTCCCTCGCGCTCCGCAGTGCGGGCGGTGGTAAACAGGGCGCTGTTCGGCAGATACTGCACCGTGGCGTAGGCATCAATCCAGCCGGTGATTTTGACATTTGCAGCATAGTCATTACGGGACTGAATGGCGTCAACAATCTCGACGGATGAACCCTGGATATCAGGATCGACAATGGACCCGGAGTAATAATTAAAGGGCGGCGCGACTTCAGTGAACAGCTGCAGAACATCAGGCAGCATGGTTTCATTGGCGTCAGGAAAGTAGCGTTGCAGAATAGCCAGGGTTTCGTTTGTTTTGATCAGGTCATCCAAACTGGCTTGCACGGCCGCCACCACCTCATCACTGACATCTTTAGAAAAGGCGATGTAATAAAATGCCGACTTGTAGCCAAAGCACACATCAAAATCATCGCTGAAGGAAAACTGGCCCTGAACTTTGTAGGCCAACTGCTTGCCGTCACTGGCCAGGGCCTGCACATCACCATCAAGCAATGCGCCAACCGCTTCATCATAGGTGGCGTAATAGACCAGATTGTCAAAGCCAAGATCCTCCAGCGACGTTGTCTCCAGCCATCCTGTCACAACGGCAATGGAGTCCAGCGCTTTGGTGCCGTCCAGACCAAGGGTTGAGCCCAATCCGCTGTCTTTTTTGGCAAACACATAATAACCGGATGAACTGGTCGGTCCGACCCACTTGAAAAGGTCCTGGCGTTCAGCCGAGTAGCCGATTCCCAACAGGGCACGGTTTGAGCCATTGAGGGTGTTGTCATAGGCAACGGTCGAGCTTTGTTCCATCTCTACAACATAGTCAACCCCCGCCTCATCCATAGCCGCCGTTGCCGTATCGACATCAATGCCGACAATCTCACCGTTCTGGGTAAAACTGTTGGGACTCATCTCGACCACGGAAATAGTTATCGGTGTTGATGTGTGGTGCGAGCTGTCACTACAGCCCCATAAAAATGCACTCAGCAACAACAGCAGTGACACAAAAAATTTCATCCTTACAGAAGTCTTCATGAAATTCTCCCTGGTAAAATTGAGGATTGGAATAAGCCTGTGATCAGAAGAAAAAAACCTTCGCACCCTGAATTGACGGCTAACTGCCTGAAAAGTATACGTTGCATCCAACCGTTAGTTAGTTCATTCTGTCAATGATCCACTCTACTACACAGAAGTCGCACAAAAGTCGCACACGCCTTCTTTTTAAAAAAAACGTGCAAAAACTGTCGGGACAACCGCCCCTGAAGCAAGGAAAACAATGGAACAACGGGACTATCTGCAACAGATGACGGTGCTGCTGGCCGAAGACGACAAAATCGTCCGCGACAGCACGGCACAGGCGTTGGAAATATTTGTCCAGCGGGTGATTGCCGTCGAAGATGGCGCTGCAGCGCTGCAGCAGTTTCACAGCGGGGTGGCCGACATTGTGATCCTTGATATCAAGATGCCGGGGAAAAGCGGCCTGGTGGTTGCGCGGGAGATCAGAAGCAGCGATGAGATCACGCCGATCTTCATTATCAGCTCGTTCAACGACAGTGAGCAACTGCATCAAGCCATTCCGCTACTGCTAATTGATTACCTGATCAAGCCGCTGACCTTCGACCAACTCAAGGCGGCGCTGATTAAAAGTGTCGATTATCTGGAAAAACGGGGCGGACTGACCTACCCCCTCGGTGATGACGTCAGCTACAACAAACGCTCCGGCACCCTGATAACCACAGACGGCCAGGAAACGACGCTGCCGATGCGGGAAAAGCAACTGCTTGATCTGCTGATCACCAACCGCAACAAGCTGGTGACCAAGGAACGGCTGGAAGATCTGATCTTCAACATGGAATGCAGCGAGACGTCGCTGAAGAACCTGGTCTATCGGCTGAAGAAAAAAATTCCCGCCAACCGGATCGTTAACGTCAGAGAGATCGGCTACATGTTGGCCGAGCAGGACTAAGCAATGAAATTTTTCCTTCAAGTCCTCCTGGCCCTGCTGTTGCTCAGCAATACCGCCGTCGCGGCCGACCTCCCCGCCGTCGATATCACCCCCACTTTAAACCAACAGGCACTCGACCACAGTACGCTCCACGTCCTGATCGATCCGGACAAAACCGCCACCGTGACGGATCTGCTCGTCAACAAGCACCGTGAATGGCACCCTGCCGAGAGAAATTCGTTCCCCTACACCACCGCTGCCGTGTGGAGCCAAGCCCGCTTGCACAACAGCTCGTCACAACCGGTAAAGCTCCACCTGATCAACGACTTTGTTGCCCATGATGAAGTGAACATTTACCTGATCCGAGGCGGCACCGTCAGTGAGCAGTACCAGTTCGGCGATACGCGGCCAATCCGCGTCACGGAAATCCTCAATCGCTTTGCCAATGTCCACATCACACTGCACGGCAACGAAACCATCGAAGTCCTCACCCGCTACGCCTCGACCACCCCGATCAGCATCAAGATGAAGCTGCTCAGCGAACACAACTATTCACGGCTGGCCATCGAGGATTTGACCATCTGGGGCGTATTTATCGGCGTTACACTGGCGCTGGTGATCTACAACGTTATGATGTTCGTGTCGCTGCGCAATGTGGCCTTTCTTTTCTACGTGCTGCACAGTCTGGCCAACGGCTACAACACTCTGACCAGTTCAGGGCATGTCTATGCGTTTTTGAGCCCACTGCTGCCACTGGCCTGGCTTAATCTCAGCTACAAAATCACGCCGTCGGTAGCGGTGATCCTGATGTCGCTATTCATCATCACCTTCTTCGACCTCAAGCACAAAATAGGCTGGCTGTACAAACTCAACCTCGCCAACATCGGGCTGTTTAGCGCGTTACTCGCGTCATTGTTGTACTTTTATCCAAGCGGCCAACTGCTGCTGCACAACAAGATCTCTTCGCTATTGCTCCCCCTGGCGCTGTTGTTCATGCTGTTTTCCGCCCTGGTAGTCGCCTGGCACAAGCTGTTTGCCGGTCGTTATTTCCTCATCGGTGCCGGAATCTTCTTTTTCACCATGCTCAATTACGTGCTGTGCTTCACCGGACTGGTCGATTTCGGCAGTGGGGTTCTGTATGTTCTGCCGACAGGAATGGCGGCAGAGGCGATCTTCTTTGCCATGGCTCTGGGCCAAAAAATAAAACGGATTGAAGCAGAGCGGGCTGAAAACGCCCTGCTGCTTGATGAGAGCAACAAGTTCAATTCAACCAGCTATCTGCTCGCCGGGATTCTCCACCAGTTCAAGCAGCCGCTGATTTATTTGGGTACAGAGGTTTTAAAGCTGCGCACCCAGCGCTACCAAAGCGGTCAGGACGACGTGCACAGTGAAGAGATTCTCGGTCATATGGAGAGTCAGATTAGCGGCATGAATGATCTGGTGGGCAATTTTTACAGTTTTTATTCGCAACAGCCGCAGCTCGGCGAGTTCGATCTGCAGCATGCCATCGACACCGTGCTGGACATGCTCGCCTCATCGTTGCAGGCAGGAAAGATCAAGGTCATTAAGGACTATCAGGGCCAACAGCTCTGCGCCGATGAAAAGGCCCTCAAGCAAATCCTGCTGATTTTGCTGGAAAATACCGTCAGCGTCTTACAGGAAAAAAGTCCCGACGCCCCCACCCTGTGGCTCACCAGCTCCGGCGAGAAGCAGGTCACCATCGAAGTGCGCGACAACGCCGGCGGCATTGATCCCCAGGCACTTGATAAAATCTTCAACATCCATTACAGCAGAAAACAGGCGCAAGGACTCGGTATCGGCTTGGCACTGGCAAGAAAACTGGCGGAAACACGCCTCAACGGCAGCCTGACCGTCCACAATGAACCGTCGGGCGCGTGTTTCGTGTTAGTGTTTGGATCGACGTACTGAATTGCCTCTGACACGATTCATCTGCGCATCAAACGTTGATGATACCTCGTTCAGAAAAAACCGCCTTGGCAGCGGCGGCAGCATTCAATGCTGCAGGAAACCCGGCATAAACCGACATCTGAATGATGATCTCGACGATTTCCTGAGCAGAGCACCCCACATTCAACGCCGCGCCGATATGAACCTTAAGCTGTGGCTGGGCGTTTCCCATTGCAGCCAGAGCTGCCACGGTTGCAATTTCGCGAGATTTCACATCCAGGCCCTCCCTGCTGTAGACATCCCCAAACGGATACTCAATGGTATACCGTCCTAAATCCGGAGCGATATCCTTTAACGCTTCAATCACTTTTTCGCCGGCATCACCATCAATTTCTTTAAGCTTCTTCCACCCTCGCTCAAATCTGTCATTTCGATCTGCACTCATAGTCAACTCCTCAGCTACCGCCCAATCAGAGAACGCCTGACAGCTCGTCAATGACAAACAACCGAATGAAGCTGCAGACAAAATAAACGAGGAAATAATAAAGTCTCTTCGCTTAATGCCAACAGGCGTTTCATCGTTCTCCA belongs to Desulfuromonas acetoxidans DSM 684 and includes:
- a CDS encoding response regulator transcription factor; amino-acid sequence: MEQRDYLQQMTVLLAEDDKIVRDSTAQALEIFVQRVIAVEDGAAALQQFHSGVADIVILDIKMPGKSGLVVAREIRSSDEITPIFIISSFNDSEQLHQAIPLLLIDYLIKPLTFDQLKAALIKSVDYLEKRGGLTYPLGDDVSYNKRSGTLITTDGQETTLPMREKQLLDLLITNRNKLVTKERLEDLIFNMECSETSLKNLVYRLKKKIPANRIVNVREIGYMLAEQD
- a CDS encoding sensor histidine kinase, which produces MKFFLQVLLALLLLSNTAVAADLPAVDITPTLNQQALDHSTLHVLIDPDKTATVTDLLVNKHREWHPAERNSFPYTTAAVWSQARLHNSSSQPVKLHLINDFVAHDEVNIYLIRGGTVSEQYQFGDTRPIRVTEILNRFANVHITLHGNETIEVLTRYASTTPISIKMKLLSEHNYSRLAIEDLTIWGVFIGVTLALVIYNVMMFVSLRNVAFLFYVLHSLANGYNTLTSSGHVYAFLSPLLPLAWLNLSYKITPSVAVILMSLFIITFFDLKHKIGWLYKLNLANIGLFSALLASLLYFYPSGQLLLHNKISSLLLPLALLFMLFSALVVAWHKLFAGRYFLIGAGIFFFTMLNYVLCFTGLVDFGSGVLYVLPTGMAAEAIFFAMALGQKIKRIEAERAENALLLDESNKFNSTSYLLAGILHQFKQPLIYLGTEVLKLRTQRYQSGQDDVHSEEILGHMESQISGMNDLVGNFYSFYSQQPQLGEFDLQHAIDTVLDMLASSLQAGKIKVIKDYQGQQLCADEKALKQILLILLENTVSVLQEKSPDAPTLWLTSSGEKQVTIEVRDNAGGIDPQALDKIFNIHYSRKQAQGLGIGLALARKLAETRLNGSLTVHNEPSGACFVLVFGSTY
- a CDS encoding carboxymuconolactone decarboxylase family protein; protein product: MSADRNDRFERGWKKLKEIDGDAGEKVIEALKDIAPDLGRYTIEYPFGDVYSREGLDVKSREIATVAALAAMGNAQPQLKVHIGAALNVGCSAQEIVEIIIQMSVYAGFPAALNAAAAAKAVFSERGIINV
- a CDS encoding substrate-binding periplasmic protein → MKTSVRMKFFVSLLLLLSAFLWGCSDSSHHTSTPITISVVEMSPNSFTQNGEIVGIDVDTATAAMDEAGVDYVVEMEQSSTVAYDNTLNGSNRALLGIGYSAERQDLFKWVGPTSSSGYYVFAKKDSGLGSTLGLDGTKALDSIAVVTGWLETTSLEDLGFDNLVYYATYDEAVGALLDGDVQALASDGKQLAYKVQGQFSFSDDFDVCFGYKSAFYYIAFSKDVSDEVVAAVQASLDDLIKTNETLAILQRYFPDANETMLPDVLQLFTEVAPPFNYYSGSIVDPDIQGSSVEIVDAIQSRNDYAANVKITGWIDAYATVQYLPNSALFTTARTAEREGLFQWVGPIATLRGSFYTLRDSGITITTLEEAKALGSVATPSNWYTHDYLLANGFDNIVATSFSPLDAFNQLLSGEVDALFMYDEGINWLCDTTSTPTEDIVKQFEETYDEGYVAFSLTTPTSTVEQWQQNLDAMKQDGTFEGIWQSWFDGSELP